GCATTCTATCTCATTGGCTATGACACCCCTTTTACAGGCAACACAGCATTCAATGCACCTATGCTTACCGACGTTTTGCTTGGGTTTATGTGGGGATTGCTTGCTATCACAACTACAGCCTCTATCGTTGCCGTAGTTCGAGGCATACGAAGAGCCAACCGAAGTGAAGGAATGACGAATGGTATTCCTGCAAGAAGGATTACCTATACTACATATGGAATAACAGCACTCATCTTACTCTTGACCTTTGTTTTCGGTTCTACGCAGACAATGATGGTCAATGGAGAGAACTTCACAGATAGCTTCTGGCTTCGTATAACAGATATGTTTGTGAACAGTTCACTACTTTTACTTGTTCTTGCAGCAGGAGTAGTAGCCTTTGGAGCGACTCGTTATTACAGAAAGGGACGCGGAAAATGATGTTTCGTAAGAGAGAACGAAGGAAAGTTCCTATACTAAATACGACGTCAACGGCAGATATTTCGTTCATGCTGTTGATATTCTTCCTTGTAGCCTCTTCTATGGACCTCGACAAAGGACTGTCACGTCAGTTGCCTGCTATCGACAAAACAAAGACACCACCTGCTGCCGTTGATAGCAGAAAAGTAATGCGTATTGTTATCGATGCGAAGAATCAAGTGACACTTGATGGAAAGGCTGTGACGATGAAGGAGCTCTTACAGCGTGCAACACAGCTTATTCAAACTAACGGAAAGGGGCATCTTATCCAGTTACAGAGCAGTCGTAACGCTTCATACGATACTTATATCCACGTGCAAAACCAATTAGTTGCAGCGTATAACACCCTTCGCAACCAACGCGCACTCAATCTTTTTGGAAAAGAGTTTGAACTATGTAGCAACGAACAGCAGAAGCAAATAGCCGACGAATTACCTATGCGAATATCAGAGGTGTATACTGTTAGCAAGGCAGACAACACAGAGAAAGGGGGTACAGAATGAAACTCTATCGCGGAAGAAATCATGAGATCCCTGCATTGAACACAGCTTCTATGCCTGATCTTATCTTTTCTATTCTTTTCTTCTTCATGTTAGTTGTACACATGAGGAAAGCAAACGTACACGTAAAGTACCAAGTGCCAATGGCAACAGAGCTTTCACGCATGTATAATAATTCAACTATACAGCACATCTATATTGGTCGTCCCATCAATAGCCTTGGACAAGTAGAAGGAGAGAAGATGGTTGTACAATTAAATGATCATATCACAACGATTCCTGAAATAAGGAAATATCTGATTCAACTCTCTGCTGCTTTACCGCCAGAACAGCGCAAAGAGCTAAGCGTAAGCATCAAAGCAGACCGCCATGCAGATATGGGTACGATTATGGATCTCAAACAAGTGTTGAGAGAGGCTAACGTGTTGAATGTCAACTTTACAGCCACAATGAGTAGGAATAACAAACTGAAGTAGGTTATAAAGTTGTAATTTGTTGTAAAAAACGACTTTTTAACTTGCTTATTAAGAGTTTTTTTAATACCTTTGTAAGCAAAATCAAATTGTAAATAATGGCACATAGAAGTTTAGATCGTCTTGATAAGAAGATTCTGCACCTCATCTCTGAGGATGCAAGAATTCCATTCCTTGAGGTTGCACGTGCATGTAACGTCAGCGGTGCAGCCATTCATCAACGTATTCAGAAGTTAACAAATCTTGGAGTATTAAAGGGTTCACAGTTTATTATAGACCCAGAACGTATTGGTTATGAGACCTGTGCATTCATTGGTTTGAACCTTAAGAATCCTGAGAAATTTGATGATGTTGTTGAAGCTCTGCGTCAGATTCCAGAGATTGTGGAGTGTCACTACACCACAGGTGAGTATGACCTCTTCTTGAAGATTTACGCATACAACAACCATCACCTTATGTCTGTCATTCACGACAAGCTGATGCCACTTGGTCTATCACGCAGCGAGAGTTCAATCTCTTACAATGCTGTTATCGACCGCACCTTACCTATTGAGGGCATGAAGGTTGCTGATGTCGTTCTGGATGATGATGAAGAGGACGAGGAGTAAAAATATTTCTACCTATAATTAATAGCGTAGAATAAACTAATATCCTTTTATAAAGGATGACCAATACAAAGAAACCCGTACAACATTTGTGCGGGTTTCTTCATTTTCATACTCTCCTACCCTATTCAACCAATTTATCTATCGATTTTATCAGCTCTTATCATGTCACTTTTCACACATTATCGAGTGTAAAAAATATTGACACAGAAATCAGTAAAAAGCCTCTTTTTTATGCTCAAAACAAACAAAAGCAGTACCCTTGTAACTTGCTATTAACCAAATAGTTGCACAATAGCATTTCTAAAGGTACTTAACAAGGGTTCAAAAGGGCGTTAGTTAGACCTCAAAAGGGCATCTTTTAAAAGCCAATTGGGCGTTAATTCAAACACTGCTAAGCATCAATTAAAATTGGCTATTTGATTTTTCTTGACAGAACCAATAAATTTAAAGACTTTAAGAAGAACTTAATAAGGAGGTACCGAACTCACAGAAACTTTATCATTTTATAAATAAAAAGTCCTCACAAGCAGAAATGTGCTTGCGAGGACTTTCCAATATAATTTATTTTAAGCTGTACAACAACTTACAGGCGACTCATTACCACTTGAGTACATAGGCTTTCACCCGTTGTCATACAACTATTATTCCTTGATATTTGGCTCTTCCAAACCGAGGTTGCGCTTCTTATCTACTACCTTCAAAGTAAGACCAATGATAAGAGCTATCACACCCAAACCAGCAAGCATAACCAACGGAGCTGTATAGTTGAGCTGTGTTGGGTCAGTAACACCTACGTTTGTCTTGTCGAGAACCTTACCAATAAGGAGTGGGAACAACCACAAACCGATATTCTGAATCCAGAAGATAAGTGCGTAAGCAGAACCGATAATCTTTGCATCTACGAGCTTTGGAACACTTGGCCACAATGAAGCAGGCACAAGTGAGAAAGAAGCACCGAGAACGAGGATGGTTACATAAGCTACGATAACACCACCCACCTGACTTGACTTAAACTGTGGAAGAACAAAGGCAAAGGTGAGGTGACAAACAATCAGAAGCAATGAACCTAAAACGAGCATAGAGGCAGCCTTACCCTTATGGTCAACATAGCTACCAAGGATTGGTGTAATACCTACTGCGAGCAGTGGGAATACAGCAAAGATAGACTCTGCAGACTGACGCATATAACCCATGTAGCAGTAAGCAACAAGGAAGAATATAGAAAAGAAGAGCATAAGATTCTTCAAAGCCTTATTCTTCATGAAGTTGAACATGAATGCAGTAGCAGCAACAACGAGCATGATAACATACTGTATGATAGTCACACTTGATGAAGCCCAGTATGAACCTGAAGGAAGTTCGTGGAAGGTAAGGTTACACTGAAGCATATTTACAGCGTACTTCTGGAATGGGAAGATAGCTGAGTAATAAAGCACACAGAGCAATGCTACGAGCCAGAAGCCCATACTTGAAAGAATCTTACCGAGGTCGCTAATCTTAAATGGATCTTCTTTTTCCTCTGCCTCACCAGTCTGTGAGTCGAGCTTCTTATCCATGAAGAAGTAAACGATGAACATCATCAATGCAATACAGATAAGTACTACACCGAAAGCTACAGAACGAGAAACATTAATATCGCCACCGAGTTTTGCAAAGAATGGCGAGAAAATCATACAGGTAGCAACGCCAAGACGAGCTAAAGCCATCTCTGAACCCATTGCCAATGCCATCTCACGACCCTTGAACCACTTTACAATACCACGAGAAACAGTGATACCTGCCATCTCAACGCCACAACCAAATATCATGAAACCACAAGCTGCAACCTTTGCAGAGGCTGGCATACCCTGATAGAAAGGAGATACACCCAACTGCTCGAAGACAGGAATGTGGTTGAGGTTATTGGTAAACCATACGTCAAGTGCACTACCAGCAAAGCTGTCGCTGATGGCATAGTACTTGATTAAAGCACCAGCTAACATCACTGCACCAGACAAGATAGCAGTGAAACGAACGCCCATCTTATCGAGGATGATACCTGCGAAGATGAGGAAGAACACGAAGACATTAAGGAATGTCTCTGAACCCTGCATAGTACCGAATGCGGTTGAGTCCCAACCTCTCTGCTCCTGCATCAACTCCTTGATTGGAGAAAGGATATCAACAAAGATGTAGGCACAGAACATTGCCAGGGATAAAAGGAGGAGAGCCGTCCAGCGCATCGCTGCTGAATCTCTCAATGATGTTTGAATTTTATCAGTCATGATGATTTTTTTAGTTAACAAGTTTACGAGAGGACAAGTTGACAAGTTTGACAAGTTGACAAGTAAACAAGTTGTTTGTTAGATTATAAGTTGAAAGTGAACGAGTGAACATGTTGACGAGTGAACGAGTGGATACTATCAAGCAACTTGTCTACTTGTAAACTCGTCAACACGTTAACTTGCAAAAGCTACTTCTTCAGCCAGCGGTCGAGCCAATTAAAGAATGTACGCTGCCAGAGAACACTGTTTTGTGGTTTCAATACCCAGTGGTTCTCATCAGGATAGAGAAGTAACTCAGCTGGGATACCACGCAGACGAGCTGCATTGAAAGCACCCATTCCTTGATTAGCATTAATACGATAGTCTTTCTCGCCGTGGATACAAAGGATTGGAGTATCCCACTTATCAACATTCAAATGAGGACTGTTTGCGTAAGTACGCTTTGCAGCTTCGCTCTTGTCCTTATTCCAATATGCATCGTCATACTCCCAGTTGCTGAACCAAGCCTCCTCTGTATCTGTGTACATACTCTCAAGATTGAAAGCACCATCATGAGAGATGAAACACTTGAAGCGCTTGTTGTGAATACCAGCAAGATAATAAACAGAGAAGCCACCAAATGAAGCACCAACAGCACCTAAGCGGTCTTTGTCTACAAATGATAGATTGTTAGCTGCATCGTCAATCGCTGAAAGGTAGTCGTTCATACACTGACCAGTCCAATCGGTACTAACTTCCTCGTTCCATGCACTACCAAAGCCTGGCAAGCCACGACGGTTTGGTGCAATGATGACATAGCCATTGGCTGCCATAATCTGAAAGTTCCAACGATAGCTCCAGAACTGAGAAACAGGACTTTGTGGTCCGCCTTCACAGAAGAGCAATGTAGGGTACTTCTTATTTGGATCGAAGTGTGGAGGAGTAATTACCCATTCCATCATTTCCTTACCATCAGTTGTCTTTACCCAACGAGACTTTACATCACCCAAAGCTAACTGGTCATAGATGTGCTTATTCTCAAAGCTGAGCTGTGTCTGAACGCTTGCTTTCTCCTTCTTAGCAGGAGTTATAGCGAAGATTTCATTAGCTTGAGAGATGCTCTGACGGATAGCAAGCAACTTCTTATCACCAAGGAGTGAGATACTTACATAGTTATGATCGCCTTCTGTCAGCTGCTTTACTTCGCCCTTAAGATTCGTCTGATAGACGTTCACCGTTGCATGCCATACACCAATGAAATAAAGGTCCTTTGAATTAAGGCTCCATGTGTAGTCGTCTACATTTGAATCAAAGCTTTCAGCAACGTATGTCTTCTTGCCTGTTGCCAATTCATAGACACAGAGGCGGTTGCGATCACTCTCATAACCATCGTTCTTCATACTTTGCCATGCAATGTACTTGCCGTCAGGTGAGAACTTAGGGTTAACATCGTAACCTACATTCATATCGCCAGCCTGATGATTTACAGCCTGATTACGCATACTCTTTGTAGCATCAATCTTTGGCTCAACATAGTCGGCTGGCTTGCAGAGATTCTTTGTTTGGCGAGTCTCCACATTATATATATATATGTCGGCATCGGTAGAGATGGCATATTGTGTACCTTCCTTCTTACGGCAGGTATAAGCAATGAACTTAGAATCCTTGCTCCAATCAATCTGCTCAATACCACCAAATGGTGCCAACGGACTCTCGTAAGGTTCGCCTTCGAGTACATCAATACCTGCACCGATACCCTCAGGAGTAACATCTGCAACAAATGGATGTGCATTGGTTGTAACGTAATGGTCCCAGTGACGATAGTTCATATCGGTGATGACCATACCCGTAGCCTTTGGCAAGTCGCTTGGGTTCTGCTTAATAGTGCCATAGTAAGGGATGCTCTTGATGAGAACAACACGCTTACGGTCTGGAGAGAATCGGAAACCTTCGATGTCGATATCCGAGTGTGTCAACTGCTTACGGTTAGTACCGTCTGCATTCATTGTCCACAACTGTCCACCTGTAAGGAATGCCAAGGTGTTGTTGTCGACCCATGCTGCATCACCCTCACTCTTTGCAGAGGTAGTCAGCAGACGGTCGTTCTTACCATCGGCATCCATCACGCGTAGTACCTGGTGTCCTTTGTTTTCTTTGACACTGTAATAACCCACCTGATAGACAATCTTCTTGCCATCAGGTGAGGCTTGTGCAGCACCGATACGTCCCATAGCCCAAAGTGTCTCAGGAGTCATGAGGTCACTTGTCAGCGTAATGTTGCTACGTCCGATGTTCACATCCTGTGCTTGTGCAACGCTACCACTCATCATCAGAGCCGCAGTCATTGCCATGGTTAAGTTTTTGTTCATAGTTATAGACCTTTCTTTTTCTTATTTAGCTCATCTTGCTTGCGTCGAAGTTCTTCTTGCTGCTGCTTCTGTAACTCCTGTAAAGCCTGCATACGAGCGAAGAGTCCACTACCCATATTGTTCTTAGGGTTGTTCTTTCGCTCTTCACGACGTGCTTCAAGGATAGCCAGAAGTTTCTCCTCATTGGTTGTCTTGCGCAATGCCCACATGATAGCAGCTGAGAAGAAGAGAGATATAAAGTAATAGAAGTTCAAACCTGATGAATAGTCATTAAACATGAAGAAGAAGAACAATGGCATACCAAACATCATCCACTGCATCATCTTCATCTGATCAGCCTGCTGTCCAACCATCTGATCCTTCTGCTGCTGCATGGTAAACCATGTGTAAAGCAAGTTAGCACCACAGAAGAGAATACAAGTCAATGAGATATGATCACCAACGAGCCAAACGTCATGGCTCCATGAGAAGATTGGATCGAAAGTACTGAGGTCGTGCATCCAAAGGAAGCTCTGACCACGAAGCTGAATAGCATTCGGTACGAAGTTGAACATCGCAATCCAGATTGGCATCTGTATCAACATAGGAAGACAGCCTGACAAAGGACTCACTCCATACTCAGAATACTTCTGCATCATAGCTTGCTGTTTCTGCATCTGGTCTTCTGGCTTATTGAATTGCTTCGTTGCTTCATCCAACTTTGGCTTCAACACACGCATCTTAGCAGAGCTCATATAGCTCTTCTTCACCATTGGGAAGGTAATAAGCTTTAATAATAAGGTAATGAGAATCAATACAACTCCCATTGGGAACACCTTACTCAACCAATCGAATACATAAAGAGTAAACCAACGGTTGATAATGCGGAACAATGGCCAACCAAGATATACGAGGCGTTCCATGTCAAGTTCCTTTGCAAACTTACTCTCTGTTTCAACAGACTGAAGCAGACGGAAATCGTTAGGACCAAAGTAGAATTCGAACTCTGAAGGGCGCTTACCTGTTGGATCAAAGCCAGCCTTCATGTTAGCCTCATAGTGCTTGAGGTAATGAGAAGACTTCTCAAGTGGTGTACTCTTAAGCTTTGCACCTGTTGCAAAGTTATCCTTTGCAATCATCACAGCAGAGAAGAACTGGTTTTTGAAAGCTACCCAATCCATTGAGTCCTCTGTTGTCTCTTCCTTTTCAGAAGTCTCACTCAAGTAATCAGTACCCCCATCATGCTTCTTATAGGTAAGTGTTGCGTAGCGGTTCTCAAATGTGAAACCACGTTCCTGCTGCTTACAACGCTCCTGCCAGTTAATATCTATCTGGTTATAATTTGGAGCAAAGAGTCCACCCATACCCTCTGCCTGCAAAGACATATTGAGCAAATAGTCCTTACCAAGTGTATAGTTCAAGGTAAGTGTCTTACCCTCTCCTGCCACAGCAGTCAGCGTAACAGTAGAATCTGTCACATTTGAAGGAGTGAAGATAAGGTCTTTTGTCTCAATATTACTATTCTTTGCAGCCAACATAAAGTTAAGGCTCTGGTCGTCACCACTAAACAAAGTAACATTCTTCTGGTCCTGTGAACCATCCTTAACAGCTATATTATGACCGATATAGTTTTTGATAACAGCCTTCTTTACAACACCACCCTTGGTACTCAAAGTCAGCTCAACCTTACTATTTTTCA
The nucleotide sequence above comes from Prevotella melaninogenica ATCC 25845. Encoded proteins:
- a CDS encoding ExbD/TolR family protein; amino-acid sequence: MMFRKRERRKVPILNTTSTADISFMLLIFFLVASSMDLDKGLSRQLPAIDKTKTPPAAVDSRKVMRIVIDAKNQVTLDGKAVTMKELLQRATQLIQTNGKGHLIQLQSSRNASYDTYIHVQNQLVAAYNTLRNQRALNLFGKEFELCSNEQQKQIADELPMRISEVYTVSKADNTEKGGTE
- a CDS encoding ExbD/TolR family protein; the protein is MKLYRGRNHEIPALNTASMPDLIFSILFFFMLVVHMRKANVHVKYQVPMATELSRMYNNSTIQHIYIGRPINSLGQVEGEKMVVQLNDHITTIPEIRKYLIQLSAALPPEQRKELSVSIKADRHADMGTIMDLKQVLREANVLNVNFTATMSRNNKLK
- a CDS encoding Lrp/AsnC family transcriptional regulator, which codes for MAHRSLDRLDKKILHLISEDARIPFLEVARACNVSGAAIHQRIQKLTNLGVLKGSQFIIDPERIGYETCAFIGLNLKNPEKFDDVVEALRQIPEIVECHYTTGEYDLFLKIYAYNNHHLMSVIHDKLMPLGLSRSESSISYNAVIDRTLPIEGMKVADVVLDDDEEDEE
- a CDS encoding MFS transporter, which translates into the protein MTDKIQTSLRDSAAMRWTALLLLSLAMFCAYIFVDILSPIKELMQEQRGWDSTAFGTMQGSETFLNVFVFFLIFAGIILDKMGVRFTAILSGAVMLAGALIKYYAISDSFAGSALDVWFTNNLNHIPVFEQLGVSPFYQGMPASAKVAACGFMIFGCGVEMAGITVSRGIVKWFKGREMALAMGSEMALARLGVATCMIFSPFFAKLGGDINVSRSVAFGVVLICIALMMFIVYFFMDKKLDSQTGEAEEKEDPFKISDLGKILSSMGFWLVALLCVLYYSAIFPFQKYAVNMLQCNLTFHELPSGSYWASSSVTIIQYVIMLVVAATAFMFNFMKNKALKNLMLFFSIFFLVAYCYMGYMRQSAESIFAVFPLLAVGITPILGSYVDHKGKAASMLVLGSLLLIVCHLTFAFVLPQFKSSQVGGVIVAYVTILVLGASFSLVPASLWPSVPKLVDAKIIGSAYALIFWIQNIGLWLFPLLIGKVLDKTNVGVTDPTQLNYTAPLVMLAGLGVIALIIGLTLKVVDKKRNLGLEEPNIKE
- a CDS encoding alpha/beta fold hydrolase — protein: MNKNLTMAMTAALMMSGSVAQAQDVNIGRSNITLTSDLMTPETLWAMGRIGAAQASPDGKKIVYQVGYYSVKENKGHQVLRVMDADGKNDRLLTTSAKSEGDAAWVDNNTLAFLTGGQLWTMNADGTNRKQLTHSDIDIEGFRFSPDRKRVVLIKSIPYYGTIKQNPSDLPKATGMVITDMNYRHWDHYVTTNAHPFVADVTPEGIGAGIDVLEGEPYESPLAPFGGIEQIDWSKDSKFIAYTCRKKEGTQYAISTDADIYIYNVETRQTKNLCKPADYVEPKIDATKSMRNQAVNHQAGDMNVGYDVNPKFSPDGKYIAWQSMKNDGYESDRNRLCVYELATGKKTYVAESFDSNVDDYTWSLNSKDLYFIGVWHATVNVYQTNLKGEVKQLTEGDHNYVSISLLGDKKLLAIRQSISQANEIFAITPAKKEKASVQTQLSFENKHIYDQLALGDVKSRWVKTTDGKEMMEWVITPPHFDPNKKYPTLLFCEGGPQSPVSQFWSYRWNFQIMAANGYVIIAPNRRGLPGFGSAWNEEVSTDWTGQCMNDYLSAIDDAANNLSFVDKDRLGAVGASFGGFSVYYLAGIHNKRFKCFISHDGAFNLESMYTDTEEAWFSNWEYDDAYWNKDKSEAAKRTYANSPHLNVDKWDTPILCIHGEKDYRINANQGMGAFNAARLRGIPAELLLYPDENHWVLKPQNSVLWQRTFFNWLDRWLKK
- the yidC gene encoding membrane protein insertase YidC, with amino-acid sequence MDKRTITGFVLIALILFGFAWWQQPSAEQVAQQRAEFVKDSIASAKKAQTAKLAAEKQAQQKAAQATDTTALFYAALNGKAQDIILKNSKVELTLSTKGGVVKKAVIKNYIGHNIAVKDGSQDQKNVTLFSGDDQSLNFMLAAKNSNIETKDLIFTPSNVTDSTVTLTAVAGEGKTLTLNYTLGKDYLLNMSLQAEGMGGLFAPNYNQIDINWQERCKQQERGFTFENRYATLTYKKHDGGTDYLSETSEKEETTEDSMDWVAFKNQFFSAVMIAKDNFATGAKLKSTPLEKSSHYLKHYEANMKAGFDPTGKRPSEFEFYFGPNDFRLLQSVETESKFAKELDMERLVYLGWPLFRIINRWFTLYVFDWLSKVFPMGVVLILITLLLKLITFPMVKKSYMSSAKMRVLKPKLDEATKQFNKPEDQMQKQQAMMQKYSEYGVSPLSGCLPMLIQMPIWIAMFNFVPNAIQLRGQSFLWMHDLSTFDPIFSWSHDVWLVGDHISLTCILFCGANLLYTWFTMQQQKDQMVGQQADQMKMMQWMMFGMPLFFFFMFNDYSSGLNFYYFISLFFSAAIMWALRKTTNEEKLLAILEARREERKNNPKNNMGSGLFARMQALQELQKQQQEELRRKQDELNKKKKGL